A single genomic interval of Leptospira dzoumogneensis harbors:
- a CDS encoding LA_3751/LA_3752 family putative glycosyltransferase → MSFPGGKIHSKWAKFTFCFLFLLPLLYPFLLKPGEQLYSDHLGKFILGESVGRNGFLSGNLVLPSRNLDPEGNYCPTECIRIGEELISPFPAALGYVYAIFLPWSGIVGVYAATAILILLSFLFLSILWDWDPIYLGVLVLASPFLVNGYFFPDVGIASFLFLGGSFLFLRSGPSTFRLRFVLAGFICASSAWFRIESIVFPLAFIFFLSIYKFSNVEEKNKIFAYSFGFLVGVVLLLGIQYVLYGHPLGPRFSFNQPTMFLLPWKKWKIYSGLLIANPNRIGFFGYTPGFLIVLFFFVYYIFFNKSPFKRNATSEISNRDLFVFSGITAFLALVVSAPNDGIIDFGSRYLHLSLPAFAGMFLILLENIGEKFRRIVKIVLYAILLYSVYISYSYTQILGKYGRKTTKLNAIYLEQKPDLVVVQIRTYSQILGKYFFQTPSVWLMREVDIKNFFSKNHPKQFKKILFVQTKASIMESLNDADPFLRNKYYASISQALGPDFIKVWSENKEDVLLFSLERK, encoded by the coding sequence ATGAGTTTCCCGGGCGGAAAGATTCACTCTAAATGGGCAAAGTTCACGTTTTGTTTTCTATTCCTTCTTCCTTTATTATATCCGTTCTTATTAAAGCCGGGTGAACAATTATACTCGGACCATTTGGGCAAATTTATATTAGGAGAATCCGTGGGAAGAAACGGATTTCTCTCGGGCAATTTGGTTTTACCTTCTCGAAACTTGGACCCGGAAGGAAATTATTGCCCCACTGAATGTATCCGTATCGGTGAAGAACTGATCAGTCCATTCCCCGCAGCATTGGGTTATGTATATGCGATATTTCTTCCTTGGAGCGGGATCGTAGGTGTATATGCCGCGACTGCAATCTTAATACTTTTATCTTTTCTGTTCCTTTCTATTTTATGGGATTGGGATCCGATCTATTTGGGAGTTTTGGTCTTAGCCTCTCCGTTTTTGGTAAACGGATATTTTTTCCCGGATGTGGGCATCGCTTCCTTTTTATTTTTAGGTGGAAGTTTTTTATTTTTAAGATCGGGCCCTTCTACTTTCCGGTTGAGGTTTGTTTTAGCAGGCTTCATTTGTGCTTCTTCAGCTTGGTTTAGGATAGAAAGTATCGTATTCCCGTTAGCATTTATCTTTTTCTTAAGTATATACAAGTTTTCTAATGTAGAAGAAAAAAATAAGATCTTCGCTTATTCGTTTGGCTTTTTGGTAGGAGTAGTACTTTTACTTGGAATTCAATATGTTCTATACGGACATCCTTTAGGTCCAAGATTCTCATTTAACCAACCTACAATGTTCCTGCTTCCCTGGAAGAAATGGAAAATTTACTCGGGACTATTGATCGCAAACCCGAACCGGATCGGTTTTTTCGGTTACACTCCCGGGTTTTTGATCGTTCTGTTCTTCTTTGTATATTATATTTTCTTTAATAAGAGTCCTTTTAAAAGAAATGCCACATCAGAGATCTCGAATCGAGATCTATTTGTTTTTTCCGGCATTACTGCGTTTTTGGCATTGGTAGTTTCTGCTCCAAATGATGGGATCATAGATTTTGGTTCTAGGTATCTTCATTTGAGTCTGCCTGCTTTTGCGGGAATGTTTTTGATCTTGCTCGAGAATATAGGGGAGAAGTTCCGTAGGATCGTAAAAATTGTTCTGTATGCGATCCTTCTCTATTCAGTTTATATCAGTTATTCTTATACTCAGATCCTGGGAAAATACGGAAGAAAGACCACTAAACTGAATGCGATCTATTTGGAGCAAAAGCCTGATCTGGTTGTGGTCCAGATCAGAACATATTCTCAGATTTTGGGTAAATACTTTTTCCAAACTCCTTCCGTATGGCTCATGAGAGAAGTTGATATTAAGAACTTCTTCTCCAAGAATCATCCTAAACAATTTAAGAAAATATTATTCGTTCAAACAAAAGCTTCTATCATGGAAAGTTTGAATGATGCAGATCCTTTTTTGAGAAATAAATATTATGCAAGTATTTCCCAAGCTTTGGGTCCTGATTTTATAAAAGTTTGGTCGGAAAATAAGGAAGATGTTTTGCTCTTTTCTTTGGAAAGAAAGTAA
- a CDS encoding 4-(cytidine 5'-diphospho)-2-C-methyl-D-erythritol kinase, with amino-acid sequence MLSPAKINLGLEIPYKRPDGFHEIRSVFLRLNWGDDIRIEPITPGAFELVSDNQIILEKRRLYDEVSEKGDLSKNILFKTFSKIRAHYRELPGVRIHLTKKIPPAAGLGGGSTNAASLFSFYFGLSPEFNSDHIFKLAAEIGADVPFFLSENHCLVSGKGEILKDIQVHPGQGILALTPQVLSTAEMYAGLKKPLQADPPSKRWISLGNDVEFSLKEGNWAALREKLVNDFEPLAFQKFPELGKLKESFLANGASYSSLTGSGSCIYGLVQGLEIREELLAKMQTEFPDLTFVSFNY; translated from the coding sequence TTGCTTTCTCCCGCAAAGATCAATTTAGGATTAGAGATCCCTTACAAAAGGCCTGACGGATTTCATGAGATCCGAAGTGTATTCTTACGTTTGAATTGGGGAGACGATATCCGGATAGAGCCGATCACTCCGGGTGCTTTTGAGTTGGTTTCCGATAATCAGATCATTTTAGAAAAAAGACGTTTGTATGACGAGGTTTCCGAGAAAGGAGACCTAAGTAAGAATATTCTTTTCAAAACATTTTCCAAGATCAGAGCCCATTACAGAGAACTTCCGGGTGTGAGAATACATCTTACTAAAAAAATTCCACCTGCTGCGGGGCTCGGAGGCGGATCTACAAACGCAGCATCACTTTTCTCTTTTTATTTTGGTCTGAGTCCTGAGTTTAACTCGGATCATATTTTTAAACTGGCGGCTGAGATCGGAGCTGACGTTCCCTTCTTCTTATCCGAAAATCATTGTTTGGTGTCCGGAAAAGGTGAGATCCTAAAGGACATACAAGTGCATCCCGGGCAGGGAATTCTGGCCTTAACTCCTCAGGTGCTTTCGACGGCCGAAATGTACGCAGGTCTCAAAAAGCCTTTACAAGCCGACCCTCCCTCGAAAAGATGGATTTCTCTAGGCAATGACGTCGAGTTTTCTTTAAAAGAAGGAAATTGGGCGGCTTTGAGAGAAAAGCTCGTAAACGACTTCGAGCCTCTTGCCTTCCAAAAGTTTCCCGAACTAGGGAAATTAAAGGAAAGTTTTTTGGCGAATGGAGCTAGTTACTCCTCCTTAACCGGATCAGGATCTTGTATCTATGGTTTGGTGCAAGGATTGGAAATACGGGAAGAGCTGTTAGCCAAAATGCAAACGGAATTTCCCGACCTTACGTTTGTAAGCTTTAATTATTAA
- a CDS encoding helix-turn-helix transcriptional regulator: MNPSTKKLQTKLAVIHLLQENKRMSLEDLSKYSGIDDIKDLKKELGKLYMVGSYPYTPDQFVELDYDGETIGIRMPISLEQGLVLSVKEWATIRKLFLEEGEKETVPSRKKILKSILDKIHTILPSAGIPSENELRKNIEDSISEGKSLEIKYRAQGEAEPGSRKVDPWALLSFREEYLIGYCHSRKAPRTFRLDSILQLNRTQENVAEIPDEERKNAISKLKNFVQGGEGDSNFAEIYHTAEVYFNLHSRLHLERTSTKKRIGDTTYYLSKARIRNQDWFLSVLKGFGPNVILHNPPALKERMTAYWETISSGS; this comes from the coding sequence ATGAATCCAAGTACGAAAAAACTCCAAACCAAACTAGCGGTGATTCATCTTTTGCAGGAAAACAAAAGAATGAGTTTGGAGGATCTTTCCAAGTATTCAGGTATAGACGATATAAAAGATCTTAAAAAAGAACTCGGAAAATTGTACATGGTGGGTTCTTATCCATATACTCCGGATCAATTTGTGGAATTGGATTATGATGGAGAAACGATAGGTATTCGTATGCCCATAAGCTTGGAGCAGGGTTTGGTCCTAAGCGTTAAAGAGTGGGCTACGATCCGAAAATTATTTTTGGAAGAAGGTGAAAAAGAAACAGTTCCTTCCAGAAAAAAAATACTGAAATCTATATTAGATAAAATTCATACAATTCTTCCTTCTGCTGGGATACCGAGCGAGAACGAGTTAAGGAAGAATATCGAAGACTCCATCTCCGAAGGTAAATCCCTAGAGATCAAATACCGCGCCCAGGGAGAGGCTGAGCCGGGATCCAGGAAAGTGGATCCTTGGGCTCTCTTAAGTTTTAGGGAAGAATATCTGATCGGATATTGCCATTCTAGAAAGGCGCCTAGGACATTTAGATTGGATTCCATTCTTCAATTGAATAGGACCCAGGAGAATGTTGCGGAAATCCCGGACGAAGAGAGAAAGAATGCAATCTCCAAATTGAAAAATTTTGTCCAAGGGGGAGAAGGGGACTCTAATTTCGCAGAGATCTATCACACTGCAGAAGTATATTTTAACCTACATTCCCGTTTACATTTGGAAAGAACTTCTACCAAAAAGCGGATCGGAGATACTACATATTATCTTTCTAAGGCAAGGATCAGGAACCAGGATTGGTTCTTGTCCGTTCTGAAAGGTTTTGGTCCGAATGTAATTCTTCATAATCCACCCGCATTAAAGGAAAGAATGACTGCGTATTGGGAGACAATTTCTTCCGGTTCATGA
- a CDS encoding polymer-forming cytoskeletal protein — translation MKSILKLITAVLFLSAGLGLQAGDLRKNGSLIGSIDSSGDVRLNGSLVGRFESGGDVRKNGSLIGKIESNGDIRMNGSLVGSIDSSGDVRKNGSLIGRIDSNGDVRKNGSLIGSAVGIPRAQAAGFFFFFFLNE, via the coding sequence ATGAAATCAATTTTAAAACTCATAACTGCGGTCCTCTTTTTAAGCGCCGGCTTGGGCTTACAGGCAGGTGATCTAAGAAAGAACGGCTCTCTTATCGGCAGTATCGACTCCAGTGGGGACGTAAGGCTGAATGGGTCTCTCGTGGGAAGATTTGAATCCGGCGGGGACGTTCGGAAAAACGGAAGCCTGATCGGTAAAATCGAATCCAACGGAGATATTCGAATGAATGGATCGTTAGTGGGTTCAATCGATTCCAGCGGAGATGTACGCAAGAACGGAAGTTTGATCGGACGCATTGATAGCAATGGCGACGTACGAAAAAATGGTTCCTTGATCGGAAGTGCAGTAGGAATTCCTAGAGCGCAAGCAGCAGGATTCTTTTTCTTCTTCTTTTTGAACGAGTAA